In the genome of Chloroflexota bacterium, the window AATGTGCCGCGAATGGCGTTGCACAGGGAAGGGTGGGAAAACCGGCATTCCCATGCCCAATTACTCAAGGAGGCACACTGTGTCGCTGGAAAAAGATAAGTCAACCGTTATCAATAACTATAAACTGCACGAATCAGATACTGGCTCGGCAGACGTACAAATTGCCCTTTTGACCGACCGCATCAACCAATTGATTGAGCACTTGAAATTGCACAAGCAAGACCACCACTCACGCCGTGGTTTGCTGAAGTTGGTTGGTCGTCGCCGTCGCTTGTTGGCCTACCTGAGCAAAAAAGATAATGCTCGGTTCCGCGCTGTCAGCGAACGCTTGGGTCTGCGGATCAAAGCCTAAATTGGGTAGAGTGCTTGCAAAGCATGCTAAAATACACGTCTGGGAGTACAATTGCTCCCAGACGTTTTTGTGTTGAGCCAAACATAGCCTCGCTGGCTCAATGATTGCAATAAAAGAGGCGCACTGATGTTTTGTGGACGTTAGGAATTGGCGCGTGAACAGTGACAGGGAGTTGCTGTGCAGGCTCCAGTGCCTAACGCTCCACATCGTGAAGCACCCAAGTGGGGTGTTTGGAGGCACATTTTGAGTGAACAACAAGTTCATAGCGTAACTGTCGAGCTGGCGGGTCGCCCGTTAACGATTGAAGCAGGTCGGGTTGCGCAGTTGGCCAATGGAGCAGTTTTGGTGCGGTATGGCGATACAGTTTTGCTCGCCGCTGTCACCGCGTCAGCCGAACCACGCGATGGGATTGATTTCTTCCCACTGACGGTTGACTATGAAGAAAAGATGTATGCCGCAGGTAAAATCCCCGGTTCGTTCTTCAAACGTGAAGGCCGCCCAACCGAAACTGCTATTTTAACCTCG includes:
- the rpsO gene encoding 30S ribosomal protein S15, which gives rise to MSLEKDKSTVINNYKLHESDTGSADVQIALLTDRINQLIEHLKLHKQDHHSRRGLLKLVGRRRRLLAYLSKKDNARFRAVSERLGLRIKA